The Diadema setosum chromosome 1, eeDiaSeto1, whole genome shotgun sequence genome has a window encoding:
- the LOC140226796 gene encoding uncharacterized protein, whose translation MAQDNRDVTATSKPRGSYLDPLKACALSGENGVPAGKSESATFAKYTTIIKQSRRNASRASVLNDVERSRFESIVKRMESEHLYHTAVLDRQKRQFRKSLEVLEKDRRAVKHYFDKGGNWVATPLKLVDGTTVKKRRGDKGESLLPPIDPLAAVQEANAGQHGAHAGEDGTTVNESDGKRATTVDDSNQTSKGDEYERQVPDFPSRRLQSMHSMPALRSNSMPKPPQRFYTGDNIQKMRETLMSGTKETQTNTEIDPNKDSNTNKLSLSI comes from the exons ATGGCTCAAGATAATCGGGATGTTACAGCGACTTCGAAACCAAGAG GGAGCTACCTGGACCCACTGAAGGCTTGTGCCTTGTCGGGAGAAAATGGCGTACCCGCTGGGAAATCAGAATCGGCCACCTTTGCGAAGTACACAACGATCATTAAACAGTCGAGACGGAACGCGTCGCGGGCTTCGGTGCTCAACGATGTCGAACGCAGCCGATTCGAATCCATCGTCAAGCGAATGGAGAGCGAGCACCTGTACCACACGGCCGTGCTTGATCGTCAGAAAAGACAATTCCGGAAATCACTGGAAGTGTTGGAGAAAGACAGAAGAGCTGtcaaacattattttgataaagGTGGGAACTGGGTCGCCACACCCTTAAAACTCGTTGACGGCACGACGGTGAAGAAAAGGCGGGGAGATAAAGGCGAGTCTCTCCTTCCTCCGATTGACCCCCTGGCAGCAGTGCAGGAAGCCAACGCCGGTCAACATGGCGCCCACGCTGGCGAAGACGGCACGACCGTCAACGAAAGCGACGGGAAACGGGCGACCACGGTCGACGACAGCAATCAGACGTCCAAGGGTGACGAGTACGAGAGACAGGTTCCTGATTTCCCCTCCCGTCGACTACAGAGCATGCATTCTATGCCTGCGCTGCGTTCCAATTCTATGCCCAAACCTCCGCAGCGGTTCTACACGGGTGACAATATACAAAAAATGCGTGAAACGCTGATGTCGGGCACTAAGGAGACCCAAACCAACACAGAAATTGATCCAAACAAAGATTCAAATACTAACAAACTGTCGCTGTCCATATGA
- the LOC140226807 gene encoding coiled-coil domain-containing protein 170-like, whose product MASYYSRDRFEDGLPRLSATGLSRGSELRLLDDEIQRLVHNRSAPAASPPTAGTGISPFASPLQSRKLVQDLQEQVKLYKADSEKKDKLIQDLSRGDILLHRKHVAFEEKPSRLHTDAALSAKLTQLKLQSDAASKRDLALVVLKNEQLETELAESHAKVAARDLQVKELAAQSEQYKSEAAGHLVLIQSLQGRISDLENQSGVLEGVHARGEYAITTLQKESKEQQERILELEARIRDLTMEREELEQKSGVRLRRFDQVFLQLRDLMKLEDDSPDLILEKMKELGQENLMLRGKLSALTETLNSSELESKASRETIQRLVGEIEREQKTYLANATSVEKMKLERDVAYRERDRLLDENKALKERMEAHKNALSSRRQEFEEREARLAALSQDYKSTQFDAQVARNELKAFKESLALILSQGGAAPCGAHDDTIRERVKALMMASGDRDSLVENLERKVKHLSEQLESQANLHQAAIRRAREAENHIGSSQVRLKELEDGLASSDALRESLRLERQKYMAFLEKLANVMNVDTICRDVGFDMTGETLLSRAEQLANHEGGLVADKNTHLYALQRKVKTLKQQLESKDLHLDLMRKKIASLEEGVAGRSALQKERDDVEWSQRKLVKENERLRGELANAKRLVVELKAEMMDVSNIKLTSLHQNATIEELQKVVEKLEKIKEKQARKLAGMKQELDFTEHEASESKARTTHSLTALSDELNTTKVLMGDIQRREQQLADFRQVIARMLGMDVGALAVPDYEIIARLEKLIQAHHSHAITSLGVENTLSEMERGFQQGYQEASTLLGNTRPSRSAGARSLSPMRKKVVRTEVY is encoded by the exons ATGGCATCCTACTATAGCAGGGATCGTTTCGAAGACGGTCTTCCCCGATTATCGGCTACGGGATTAAGCAGAGGATCAGAATTACGACTTTTAGACGATGAAATTCAGAGGTTAGTTCACAATCGGTCGGCACCTGCTGCATCGCCACCCACTGCCGGTACTGGTATCTCACCCTTTGCCAGCCCGTTACAGTCCAGGAAACTCGTACAAGAT TTGCAAGAGCAGGTGAAACTGTACAAAGCAGACAGTGAGAAGAAGGACAAACTCATTCAGGACTTATCAAG GGGCGACATCTTATTGCACAGAAAGCATGTGGCTTTTGAGGAAAAG CCTTCTCGTCTGCACACAGATGCAGCATTGTCCGCCAAACTTACGCAACTCAAGCTGCAAAGTGATGCAGCATCGAAGAGGGACCTTGCTCTTGTGGTCCTTAAAAATGAACAACTCGAAACCGAG CTTGCTGAGAGCCATGCCAAGGTTGCTGCCCGCGACTTGCAGGTGAAGGAGCTAGCTGCTCAGTCGGAGCAGTACAAGAGTGAGGCAGCTGGGCACCTGGTCCTCATCCAGTCCCTACAGGGCCGCATCAGCGACCTGGAGAATCAGAGTGGGGTGCTGGAGGGGGTCCACGCCCGAGGGGAGTACGCCATCACCACCCTCCAGAAGGAGTCCAAGGAGCAGCAGGAACGCATCCTGGAGCTGGAGGCCCGCATCCGTGATCTCACCATGGAGAGGGAGGAGTTGGAGCAGAAGTCTGGGGTGCGCCTGCGACGCTTTGACCAGGTCTTTCTGCAGCTGAGAGACCTCATGAAGCTGGAAGATGATTCGCCAGATCTCATTCTCGAAAAG ATGAAGGAACTTGGCCAGGAGAACTTGATGCTGCGAGGAAAACTGTCTGCACTGACGGAGACCCTCAACAGCAGCGAGCTGGAGTCCAAGGCTAGCCGGGAGACCATTCAGCGGCTGGTGGGAGAAATAGAACGGGAGCAGAAGACGTACCTGGCCAATGCCACATCGGTGGAGAAGATGAAGCTG GAGCGGGACGTAGCATACAGAGAGCGCGATCGTCTGCTCGACGAGAACAAGGCACTGAAGGAGCGCATGGAGGCGCACAAGAATGCCCTTTCGTCCAGGCGGCAGGAATTTGAGGAGCGGGAGGCTCGCCTGGCAGCACTGTCACAGGACTACAAGAGCACACAGTTTGATGCCCAGGTGGCCAGGAATGAGCTGAAGGCCTTCAAAGAGTCCCTGGCACTGATTCTGTCACAGGGTGGCGCTGCACCTTGTGGTGCACATGATGACACCATCAGGGAACGTGTCAAAGCACTCATGATGGCCAGCGGAGATCGTGATTCA cTTGTGGAGAACCTGGAGAGGAAGGTGAAGCATCTTTCTGAGCAGCTGGAGAGCCAGGCCAACTTGCACCAGGCAGCCATCAGACGGGCCAGGGAGGCCGAGAACCACATCGGCTCTTCCCAGGTCAGACTCAAGGAGCTGGAAGATGGCCTGGCGTCCAGTGATGCCCTGAGGGAGAGCTTGCGACTGGAGAGGCAAAAG TACATGGCCTTCCTGGAGAAGCTCGCCAACGTGATGAACGTCGACACCATCTGTCGCGACGTCGGCTTTGACATGACAGGGGAGACGCTACTGTCCAGAGCAGAACAGCTAGCCAACCATGAGGGCGGGCTGGTGGCCGACAAGAACACGCACCTGTATGCTCTCCAGCGTAAGGTCAAGACCCTGAAACAGCAGCTGGAAAGCAAAGACCTCCACCTCGACTTGATGCGCAAGAAGATCGCTTCTCTGGAGGAGGGTGTGGCAGGGCGCTCTGCCCTCCAGAAGGAGAGGGATGATGTGGAGTGGAGCCAGCGCAAGCTGGTCAAGGAGAATGAACGGCTGCGGGGCGAGTTGGCCAATGCCAAGCGGCTGGTGGTGGAACTCAAGGCAGAGATGATGGATGTCAGTAATATCAAG CTGACATCCCTGCACCAGAATGCTACCATTGAAGAGCTGCAGAAGGTGGTGGAAAAGCTGGAGAAGATCAAGGAGAAACAGGCCCGCAAGCTGGCCGGCATGAAGCAGGAGCTGGACTTTACCGAGCACGAGGCCAGTGAGAGCAAGGCACGCACCACCCACTCCCTGACGGCCCTGAGCGATGAGCTCAACACCACCAAGGTCCTGATGGGTGACATCCAGCGCCGCGAGCAGCAGCTGGCCGACTTCCGACAGGTCATCGCCCGCATGCTGGGGATGGACGTCGGGGCCCTGGCTGTTCCCGACTATGAGATCATCGCTCGCCTCGAGAAGCTGATCCAGGCGCACCACTCCCACGCCATCACCAGCCTCGGGGTGGAGAATACGCTGAGTGAGATGGAGCGGGGGTTCCAGCAGGGATATCAGGAGGCATCCACGTTGCTTGGCAACACAAGGCCCAGCCGATCAGCGGGAGCTCGTTCTCTCTCTCCGATGAGGAAGAAAGTTGTTCGCACTGAGGTCTATTAA
- the LOC140226818 gene encoding potassium channel, subfamily K, member 16-like, protein MATDNHSDNVSSSSTCASKCCAGFRSCLPRLLLILGYISYLLLGALVFSLVEEPSYATLEHEQHEKIQSAEDRAIIRLKAAYEDAAGNGSKPVWDSEAIQRQIHAIVEEMENAALEEGPENKTVHLGDEWSFGNSLLFCMTTTTTIGYGHLVPHTIAGKVLCIFYTWIGIPLTLLLLADIGYHMAIAVVKMFNRCARRCCGSRRSIQTKRTYRGDHTTTDGTETERDEPELDLTDASAGSPGSNAAADTDEPLHVQRTNDDKKVIYHDDDDDDSDALLDEVPLFLPVIIFWTNIILSAPVFGMFEGWDYGTSFYFLFISVTTVGFGDLVPKNHVGLLCAWSGLLVTSMCFFLSYRKVIGMAKWVLSFLNDKLGVAKKTNVEQYSHI, encoded by the exons ATGGCAACCGATAACCACAGTGACAATGTTTCGTCATCCTCCACCTGCGCATCGAAATGTTGTGCGGGGTTCCGGTCTTGCTTGCCCCGTCTGCTCCTCATCCTGGGCTACATCAGTTACCTGTTGCTTGGCGCCCTCGTTTTCTCCCTCGTCGAGGAGCCGAGCTACGCCACGCTCGAGCATGAGCAGCACGAGAAGATCCAGTCAGCGGAAGATCGAGCCATAATAAGATTGAAGGCGGCCTACGAAGATGCCGCTGGCAACGGATCCAAACCGGTCTGGGACTCCGAGGCGATCCAGAGGCAGATACACGCCATCGTCGAAGAAATGGAGAACGCTGCCCTTGAAGAAGGGCCCGAAAACAAGACTGTGCACTTAGGGGATGAGTGGAGTTTTGGCAACTCTTTGCTCTTCTGCATGACCACGACTACTACCATTG GGTATGGTCATCTCGTACCGCACACAATAGCTGGCAAAGTGCTGTGCATATTCTACACGTGGATAGGCATTCCCTTGACCCTTCTCCTTCTAGCTGACATCGGCTACCACATGGCTATCGCTGTCGTGAAGATGTTCAACCGGTGCGCTCGTCGTTGCTGCGGAAGTCGAAGAAGCATTCAAACGAAGAGGACTTACCGCGGGGATCACACCACGACAGACGGGACCGAAACCGAGCGTGATGAACCAGAACTGGATCTGACCGACGCCTCTGCCGGCAGCCCCGGCAGTAATGCAGCCGCAGACACCGATGAGCCGTTGCACGTGCAGCGTACTAATGATGATAAGAAAGTCATATATcatgacgatgacgacgacgacagCGACGCGCTGTTGGACGAAGTACCCTTGTTCCTCCCCGTCATCATTTTTTGGACTAACATCATCCTGAGCGCGCCCGTCTTCGGCATGTTCGAGGGATGGGACTACGGCACCTCCTTCTACTTCCTGTTCATCTCAGTGACCACCGTAGGGTTCGGTGACCTCGTGCCAAAGAACCACGTTGGACTCCTGTGTGCCTGGTCTGGTCTGCTGGTCACGTCCATGTGTTTTTTCCTCTCTTACCGGAAGGTCATCGGCATGGCCAAATGGGTACTGTCATTCCTTAATGACAAACTGGGTGTCGCGAAGAAAACGAATGTGGAACAGTATTCGCACATCTAA